A stretch of DNA from Peromyscus maniculatus bairdii isolate BWxNUB_F1_BW_parent chromosome 7, HU_Pman_BW_mat_3.1, whole genome shotgun sequence:
ACAGTGGCATCAAGTCTGGCAGTTTTTCCCAGAGCACAACAAAGGACCTCCCCTCAGACAGGCCTGCCTGGCAACCAGCTAACTGGAGCAGGACCACAGCGGGCAAAGgagggcgtgggggtggggaggacggcTTACTTGGCCCATTCAACATTGAGGATGAGGTGGTCATAGCCAAAGCCAGACACCCCTGCAATGGCACGAGCGGCATCCTCCCGGCGGTGGAAGCTGATAAAAGCAAAACCCTGGGGGCAGGGCAGACAGGCGGGGATAAGGAGTGGCCCCCAGGACCCCCGTTATCCAGCCACCCACTCCCCAGACCAGCCCACCCACCTTGGACTGGCCAGTGGTCTTGTCCTTGGCCAAATATATGCGAGAGATGGAGCCAAAAGGCCGGAAGAGTTCCTGGAGGTCAGTCTCCCGCGTATCCTCAGACAGGTTGGTGACGCGGATGGTGGCGTTGTCATCAGctttgtgggcaaggcagggcgAGGCGACATGAGGAGCATGCCATGGCTAGACCCCACGCCCACATGCAGGATAACCACAGGGCGTCCAGTCGTCTACTTGCTACCGAGGCGATCCCTAGCCCCTCACCTCTGCGGTTTGGCTGCATGGACTCCCCACGGCGACTGGCCCCATCCCGGAGACTCGGGGGCACGTACTTCCCCGTCTTGTTCTGGGCAGCCTGCACAGGCTCCAGCTCTGGAAAGCAGCAGCAAAGTCACATGCCGCCCCAGCCCTCCAGCTGCAGGCTTCCGGTCATCCTCTGGCGACCCAAAGGTCACACCCAGGATGCTACCACCCTTCAAAGTCTCTGCTGACAACACGGGTAAAGCGAACAAGCCACAGGGCAGACGTGGTCCTGACACCACAGCCAGCACTGCAGGCCCGCAACTGAGGGCATTCCTGGGCTGTCAGGATGGGCACAGGCAAAGCTCCATGCAAGTCACAGAGGGAGCTACCCACAAGACACATCAGATACCgacctacacctacacacacacacacacacacacacacacacacacacacacacacacacacacacacgttagaaTAAGATACTAGCCACATTTACATCGCGACAACCATGCCCCGAGCAAATGAGGTGTCTAGGAGGGCGCCCAGACGCAGGCCGCTCAAACCTGGCCACAGACAGAAAACAGCACACtaaaaaaggagaaactgaggcccctCCCAGGTGCCCCAGGCTCACACCTCCCGGCAGCTTCTCCTTCTCCCCGGTGGACAGGCCCAGCTGCTCAGCCAGCTCCTTCTGCATGGGCCCCAGTGTGTCCTTGTAAGGGCAGCGGGTGGTCCAATGGTCGCCCTTGCAGATGCGGCAGGACACAATCTTCTGGCCCTTGAGCTTGTTCATTGGGTCTTCCTCCTCCTGGCAGTTCAGGTCCTGGTGGGGAACAGGGAGGGTGGCTCAGAGGGGCTGCTGtgcccaccccaccacccactgCACTTCTGGGTCTTCAGCCTCACCCTGCTCACCTCTTTGCTAGTGATGAATGTCATGGAGACGTCATCACTGACTGTGGTGGTGGCCACATTGGGCCCTGGTGGGTCAAACTCCGAGTTGCCAAACTTCTTCCAGTTCTGGGCTCCCAGAAGGATGGGGACAGTGAGGACAAAGGACCCCACAGTGGGGTACCCCAGACAGACAACCATGTCAGGGCCTTGAATCCTACACCTAGTCTCCCCAGAGGCCTTCCACGTGATAACGGTGACAATTCACATTTCCTAAGCTAGGCGTGGTGGTACATAACCGTCACCCTAACACTTggaagtagaaacaggaagattTTGAGCTTAAGGTCATCCTGAGATatacaagttcaaaaccagccggGGCTATGCTATACGAGGCCCTGTCTccagggagggggggggaagaagaaagaaaaagtataaaaaaaaaaaaaaagttgctggtGAGGTGATTCAGTGTATAAAACTGTTTGTTGTATACtcaagaacctgagtttgatcccaaacTCTCATATAGAGTTAAGCATGGCTCGGGGCAGGGGACACTATCTAGagagtaaggtggagagtgatgacAGGGCCGTCACCTGACATCCTCCTCGGGCCTGTGTGTGAATATACAGGCATTCATGACCCCCACGCACCgcgcacccccccacacacacaccacaaatagagaagaaaaacctCCAGGAGGCAGTAGGAAGATTCAGAATGTGCCGGCACACATCTGTGCCGCTGGCAGTTTCTGGGCAGTCCATGGACCAGCTCCCACAGGGATGAGGCTGCACATGTCCAGGAGTCACTCAGATCACAGGATCCTCGAGCTAGTTAAACCTGAGATTCACTTCCTTCCTGTACAATGGGACCACAGAGCTCCCTGCCtccctagcctggtctacaggttgGGAAGCCATGCCTTGCTAAATGCCTGGAGTGGAGCCTGGCTTTAATTGTGGCTGCCCTTCCTCCAGAGGCCCTTGCCCCTTGAGAAAGAGGCTGCTTGTTCCTGCAGGCAGACAggacccaggaggctgaggcggaaGCAATGAGAATTTGGAGACTAGACAGCAAGAGCCTCtcagaaataacaacaaacaaaacaaaagtccaaGAGGGCTGGATGTCTCCGGAGCATCTGTCACAAAAGTGCCCGTCAGAGTCCAACCCCGAGCACCCACAACGAGAAGCTGGCCGCAGAGGCATGTACTTGGAGCCTCAGTGCTGGCCaggaaggaggtggagacagcgGGATCCCTGGGGGTAGACGGCCAGACAGCCTGATCTACTTCCAGATGATAAGAGACCATCTCACACCAAGAGGAATGTGCCAGAGGAATGATACCGTGCACAGGAGCgcacaaagggggggggggtctaacCTCATCTACTCCCGGGCCCTAAGTTTTCAGGGCCTGACACTAAACCTTAATTCTACATCAACAAGTGAGGGCTTCCCAAACCCTCTGGGTCAGTCCTGgggaccccctcccccactcacaCCAAAACGAGCCAGGAGGGTCTCACCTTCCTCCTTGCCACGGCCTTGGACGCCTTCCGGGTCTCAATCCTGAAGGTTCTGACAATCTGAAGAGGAAAGCGAGAGGGGCGCTTCCGGAGTCTCGAAACCGTGCTCGCCAATCCAAACCACCACTcgcacccctccccacccaccgCAGTGGCCCCGCGCACGGAGGCACGCCGACCCTCTGCGGCCGCCGCAGCCCCACCTTGAACTTCTTGCCGTCCTCATCTATCTTGTACTCGGTCACCGTCTTTATGTTCCCGTTGATGACTTCCTTGGGAGGCGGCAGTGGGTCTGCGGGAGGTGACAGCACCTGAGTGTCCCGGGTAACAGGGACCGGCCGGGAAGCAGactgggggggaggagggggggagggagagggcaggACGGATGTCACTCACCTCCGGGCAGCAGCTCGGGCTCGGGACTGGTGTCGCCGGTGGGCAGAGGGATTCCCTTCAGGAGCTCGCTGGTGACGCACTTGTCTGTCGGGAGGGGGGGAAGTCAGCCACAGGCCCGGAACGCCGGGCGCTTTGGGGACCCTGCCTCCCCGGGACGGCGCGCGGCGCCGCACTCACCGTCCTCGCCCTCCTCTTCCACCTGGTCGGCCCAGCTGGGCTTCGAGCTGCGGGAACACGGGATCGGTGAGCGGGTCCCGGCCGCCCGGCCCGCCCCACGCCCACGGCCGCCCCCACCGCCGCTCCGGAGGACCCGCCACCCCCCAGGCTCACTCAAAGTCGCCGGTCGGCATCGCCAAGTCCAGCTCCACGCAGCTCCCAGCCCGGGTAGAGAGCGGAAGCGCGGGGAGAACGAGGCTTccggtgccgccgccgccgcagcccaGAGCGGCCCAGACCGCGGTGGGCACAGCGCCGCCCTGTGGACAAAGGCGGACACGCGCGTCTCGTGCGCCGCAAAGCGCTGGGACCCAAACTGGCCGAGAGGTCCAGGGGAGAGCATCCGGAACTTGTTAAACTCCACTCAGCCTTGTTTGGGGTGATGGGACTAGAAGCCAGTGTCTCACTCTATAGCTAGAATAGCCAGTAATTCccgacaatcctcctgcctcaacctccgaagggctgaaattacaggcatgggcaCCAcacccaggttggtcttgaacatGAGGCCTGCCTGAAACTCCTGATGCACCAAACGCTGGGCTTAAACTCGCAGCAATCTTTCCACCTCACCCTCGCAAGCGCTGGGAATACAAACATGAAATTACCACATCGAAGGCTGGTTCGCTCTCTCCCTCCTCGAAAACTAAGGTTTTTAGCCACCAGTAATCCTAATAGtaggggaggtagaggcaggaagagcatgagttcaaggccaggctcagCTACGTCTTGgattccaggctagcctgctctacatgagactctgtctccaaaactaaAAACTCTGGGGTCTTGCTTTGTTGCCCAGGCTTGCCCCTGAACTACTGAATGCAAGTGATTCACAAATAGATGGGGCCACAGTTGTGTGCCAACAAGCCTGGCTGAAGATCACTTGCATCAAGAAGgctcttgccaggcggtggtggcgcacgcctttgatcccagcactcgggaggcagaggcaggcgggtgtctgtgagttcgaggccagcctggtctacagagcgagatccaggaaaggcacaaagctacacagagaaaccctgtctcgaaaaacaaaaaaaaaggggggggggctggagagatggctcagaggttaagagcactggttgctcttccagaggtcctgagttcaattcccagcaaccacatggcagctcacagctgtctgtaactccaagatctgacaccctcacacagacgtacatgcaggcaaaacaccaatgtatataagagaataataaattaaaaacaaaaaaaagaagaagaagaagaagacagcttgcaggagatcttcttccattatgtgggtcctgggtattgaacccaggtcttcaggcttggcagcaagtcccCTCAGCTGCAAAGACGTCTTGAAAGCCCTGCTAGTGTCACCTTAAAGCGGGGAGAGGAGAAACTGCTCGTGACGTAATGTACAAAGGAAGAATTTAAACAGGGTTCATGGTttaacaacaataacagaaacTATTTCCCACGCTGTTTCTTGTCCTCCCACAGAGCCACACCCCTAGAACTCTGGCATAATCCCCCTTTGCTTGACTCTCCGCCTATAGGAACATGCTTTCCAAgaagttctttatttatttgggatGCTAGTGGGGATGGAATACAGGGAGTTGAGCACACTAGTAATGAcctatattcccagcacttagaatTGGATCTtggagccgtgtgtgtgtgtgtgtgtgtgtgtgtgtgtgtgtgtgtgtgtgtgtatagtggctcacacctttatttccagcactagggaggcagaggcaggcagatctctgagtttgagaccagcctggtctacaaagtgagttcagcacagccagagctacagagaaaccctgtcttgaaaaacaaaagcaaaataaaataaataaataaataaaaacgtaCTACAGAAATGCAAAATCCAGACAACACAACAAATgggaattttttaatttaaattttttgtttttttttttgagacagggtttctctgtgtggctttggagtctgtcctggaactcgctctgtagcccaggctggcctcaaactcacagagatccacctgtctctgcctcccgagtgctgggattaaaggcgggtgccatGATCGCCTGGCTACAAatg
This window harbors:
- the Eif3g gene encoding eukaryotic translation initiation factor 3 subunit G, whose product is MPTGDFDSKPSWADQVEEEGEDDKCVTSELLKGIPLPTGDTSPEPELLPGDPLPPPKEVINGNIKTVTEYKIDEDGKKFKIVRTFRIETRKASKAVARRKNWKKFGNSEFDPPGPNVATTTVSDDVSMTFITSKEDLNCQEEEDPMNKLKGQKIVSCRICKGDHWTTRCPYKDTLGPMQKELAEQLGLSTGEKEKLPGELEPVQAAQNKTGKYVPPSLRDGASRRGESMQPNRRADDNATIRVTNLSEDTRETDLQELFRPFGSISRIYLAKDKTTGQSKGFAFISFHRREDAARAIAGVSGFGYDHLILNVEWAKPSTN